One stretch of Harmonia axyridis chromosome 1, icHarAxyr1.1, whole genome shotgun sequence DNA includes these proteins:
- the LOC123670638 gene encoding trypsin-like, whose product MSYFESIFNLIIFSLSLHETEGVLHNLTRKIVGGYDCSIEKYPFILSIRETKTMQHFCGGTLINPSFVLTAGHCMELHETNPHLITVLSGASEFNNGGLQRQPAKSIYIHSNFNPKDFSNDIALIHLEGAFDINDLTNVIKLPDVSIESDLTEVCELGKVMGWGHREKWVPEETNFKLSFTFDPVLQCVEIPLLTRRVCAAIDQGFLDQSFACAMGSGKDACQGDSGGPLLCGDVQYGIVSNGYGCAVKDQPGYYTRVDRFLVFIDHITTNIPKVVPRKYSRNLNRGENLSCSINIIVIYFLFVRFL is encoded by the coding sequence atgtcatattttgaatcaattttcaatcTCATCATTTTCTCATTATCACTCCATGAAACAGAAGGCGTTCTACATAACTTGACCAGAAAAATTGTTGGTGGTTATGATTGTTCGATAGAAAAATACCCTTTCATTTTATCCATAAGGGAAACTAAGACAATGCAACATTTTTGCGGTGGAACTTTGATAAATCCTTCTTTCGTTCTAACCGCTGGCCACTGTATGGAGCTTCACGAAACCAATCCCCATTTGATAACAGTTCTATCGGGTGCCTCAGAATTCAACAATGGGGGACTTCAAAGGCAACCAGCGAAGTCCATTTACATTCACAGCAACTTCAATCCCAAAGATTTTTCCAATGACATAGCTCTGATTCATTTAGAGGGTGCATTCGATATTAATGATTTGACCAATGTGATCAAACTCCCTGATGTTTCGATTGAAAGTGATTTAACTGAAGTTTGTGAATTGGGTAAAGTGATGGGATGGGGACATAGAGAAAAATGGGTGCCAGAGGAGACTAACTTTAAGTTATCATTCACGTTTGATCCGGTTCTTCAATGTGTGGAGATTCCTCTGTTAACTAGAAGAGTTTGTGCTGCAATAGACCAGGGTTTCTTGGATCAGTCTTTTGCTTGTGCTATGGGATCTGGTAAAGATGCTTGCCAGGGTGACTCAGGTGGGCCACTGCTCTGTGGAGATGTTCAGTACGGAATTGTGTCAAACGGATATGGCTGCGCTGTTAAGGATCAACCAGGATACTATACTAGAGTAGATAGGTTCCTGGTATTTATAGATCATATAACCACGAATATCCCGAAAGTTGTTCCGAGGAAGTATTCTCGTAATCTCAATAGGGGAGAAAATCTATCTTGTTCAATCAATATTATCGTTATATACTTTCTATTCGTTAGATTTTTATaa
- the LOC123681608 gene encoding trypsin-like — MFLEFFIILLYLSTFELKNISEVSNINKRVSTVHSFIKTTVKSTSPVTSPWTIPGAPGKIVGGHNCDAEKYPFMVSLRRLKTLSHFCAGTLIRPNWVMTAGHCVAPHADEPRLFTVIAGISQFNELGIQRIRVNKIIIHPEFDENNHDNDIAMICLEHNFVITELVKPITIPNHVIHEDLSTVCPEGIIIGWGWHNKTKVEHFENGSISHIPVMQCVINLPVLSDQQCQNARAGLHLRPNTFCTMVPTWENLCQGDSGGPLFCNNVQYGVVSKGYTCHFLHDTPGYYTRIDRVLNFIKECLSGQVSYYRNIRHEVDDMEDGSLGFKLNSLLLILSIFLY; from the coding sequence atgtttcttgaatttttcatcatcCTTTTATATCTGTCcacatttgaattgaaaaatatttcggaagtttcaaatataaataaacGTGTTTCGACAGTTCATAGTTTCATCAAAACAACAGTGAAATCTACAAGCCCAGTGACATCTCCTTGGACCATTCCAGGAGCACCAGGAAAAATAGTAGGTGGTCACAACTGCGATGCCGAAAAATACCCATTTATGGTGTCACTGAGAAGACTCAAAACTTTATCTCATTTTTGTGCTGGGACATTAATCAGACCAAATTGGGTCATGACTGCAGGTCATTGCGTGGCACCGCATGCTGATGAACCAAGACTCTTCACTGTCATTGCTGGAATATCCCAATTCAATGAACTTGGCATACAGAGAATAAGAGTcaataaaattatcattcaTCCAGAATTCGACGAGAATAACCACGATAATGACATAGCCATGATTTGTCTGGAACATAATTTTGTCATTACCGAATTAGTGAAGCCGATCACCATCCCAAATCATGTTATACACGAAGATTTATCCACAGTATGTCCTGAGGGAATCATAATTGGTTGGGGATGGCATAACAAAACCAAAGTTGAACATTTTGAAAACGGTTCCATCTCCCACATACCCGTAATGCAATGCGTGATCAATCTTCCGGTTTTATCGGATCAGCAATGTCAAAACGCGAGGGCAGGACTACATTTGCGCCCCAATACGTTTTGTACCATGGTGCCGACGTGGGAAAACCTGTGCCAAGGTGACAGTGGTGGACCATTGTTCTGTAATAACGTGCAGTACGGCGTTGTTTCCAAGGGATATACTTGTCATTTCCTTCATGATACACCTGGTTATTATACAAGAATAGACAGAGTGTTGAATTTCATCAAAGAATGTTTAAGTGGACAAGTGAGTTACTATAGAAATATTAGACATGAAGTTGACGACATGGAAGATGGTTCTTTAGGTTTTAAGCTCAATTCTCTGTTATTAATCTTATCGATATTCTTGtattaa